In Oryza sativa Japonica Group chromosome 3, ASM3414082v1, one DNA window encodes the following:
- the LOC4332906 gene encoding probable serine/threonine-protein kinase PBL15, whose translation MPPRQWRPMLASATKCCAAEDAVVAVDGSGGGGGLARCRPARSEFSRRLASFRKLSSMTNSPASSVAGAAEGGKDDGEEGGGGGGGVSGPLQLYSFSFSELRSITHDFSSSYLLGEGGFGAVHKGFVDAGMRPGLLPQPVAVKQLDIAGLQGHREWLAEVIFLGQFRHPHLVKLLGYCCEDEERLLVYEFMPRGSLENHLFKRISATVPWGTRLKIAIGAAKGLAFLHGASTPVIYRDFKASNILLDSEFTAKLSDFGLAKMGPEGSETHVTTRVMGTHGYAAPEYVMTGHLNIKSDVYSYGVVLLELLTGRRAMEHVRGRSLHADQVVKIVDWTRPYLGSSRRLRCIMDPRLAGHYSVKAARAVAHLAVQCTSPQPRDRPRMAAVVDALERLQGFKDMAVTVGLWPTNAPVAGRNAISAKIRAEVRGAGSGGGAASRRRSASAKLP comes from the exons ATGCCGCCGAGGCAGTGGAGGCCGATGCTGGCGTCGGCGACCAAGTGCTGCGCGGCGGAggacgcggtggtggcggtggatggcagcggcggcgggggcggcctcGCGCGGTGCAGGCCGGCGCGGTCCGAGTTCTCACGGAGGCTGGCGTCGTTCCGGAAGCTGTCGTCGATGACCAACAGCCCGGCGTCGTCCGtcgcgggggcggcggagggggggaaagacgacggcgaggaggggggcggcggcggtggcggcgtgtcCGGCCCGCTGCAGCTCTACTCCTTCAGCTTCTCCGAGCTCCGGTCCATCACGCACGACTTCTCCAGCAGCTACCTGCTCGGGGAGGGCGGCTTCGGCGCCGTCCACAAGGGCTTCGTCGACGCCGGCATGCGCCCCGGCCTCCTGCCCCAGCCCGTCGCCGTCAAGCAGCTCGACATCGCCGGCCTCCAGGGCCACCGGGAGTGGCTG GCGGAGGTGATCTTCTTGGGGCAGTTCCGGCACCCGCACCTGGTGAAGCTGCTGGGCTACTGCTGCGAGGACGAGgagcgcctcctcgtctacgagtTCATGCCGCGCGGCAGCCTCGAGAACCACCTCTTCAAGA GGATATCGGCGACGGTGCCGTGGGGCACGCGTCTGAAGAtcgccatcggcgccgccaAGGGCCTCGCCTTCCTCCACGGCGCCTCCACCCCCGTCATCTACCGCGACTTCAAGGCCtccaacatcctcctcgactCG GAGTTCACGGCGAAGCTGTCGGACTTCGGGCTGGCGAAGATGGGGCCGGAGGGTTCGGAGACTCACGTGACGACGCGGGTGATGGGCACGCACGGGTACGCGGCGCCGGAGTACGTGATGACGGGGCACCTCAACATCAAGAGCGACGTGTACAGCTACGGCGTCGTGCTCCTGGAGCTCCTGACGGGGCGGCGCGCCATGGAGCATGTCAGGGGGAGGAGCCTCCACGCCGACCAGGTGGTCAAGATCGTCGACTGGACCCGCCCCTACCtcggcagcagccgccgcctccgctgcaTCATGGACCCGCGCCTCGCCGGCCACTACTCCGTCAAggccgcccgcgccgtcgcccaccTCGCCGTCCAGTGCACCAGCCCGCAGCCGCGCGACCGCCCGCGcatggccgccgtcgtcgacgcccTCGAGCGCCTGCAGGGCTTCAAGGACATGGCCGTCACCGTCGGCCTCTGGCCCACCAACGCCCCCGTCGCCGGCAGGAACGCCATCTCCGCCAAGATCCGCGCCGAGGTCAGAGgcgccggctccggcggcggcgcggcctcgcggcggcggagcgcctCCGCCAAGCTGCCCTGA